In Mixophyes fleayi isolate aMixFle1 chromosome 11, aMixFle1.hap1, whole genome shotgun sequence, one DNA window encodes the following:
- the PLEKHG5 gene encoding pleckstrin homology domain-containing family G member 5 isoform X6 translates to MRTTGAASAYIFPSPNERPDQTPFRRESSDILAPGRRRKNMTEFLGDASIPVQDSKENFSSLPNNDTWKNRAASRFSGFFGAGTTGPFGKELDKMEQLESKLHSYTMFGLPKLPQQMRFDQDSWEEEEDDTNLSLEDSWQEIIEVPETLTRRQCHQQEAIWELIHTEATYIKKLKVITDLFLCCLLNLQESGLLCEVEPEKLFSNVQEIIQLHRMLWSNIMVPVLEKTRKSRNLLNPIDFQKGFKMFESLFKPYIRYCMEEEGCMEYMRNLHRDNDVFRAYVTWAEKHKQCNRLKLSDMLVKPHQRLTKYPLLLKSILKKTDDPQIRESIGDMINSVERFINHVNSRMRQRQEQQRLAAIISRIDSYEAVESSSDEVDKILKEFCRLDLTMPMIGTSPEETRQLLLEGSLKMKEGKDSKMDVYCFLFTDLFLITKPVKKAERTKVIRQPLLVDKIVCRELKDTGSFLLIYLNEFRSAVGAYTFQASGQSLGRGWVEALFNAQNLLQRLRQEHGANQQQVSHLPEEEDDMESGTSAASSPTILRRGSADMLQSQSHSSTETISVVVIDASEDLSSPDTEQEPFSSQSDETSISTTASSVTPTRDMFESMETSDTNPAADSNYLKLEPNGFRSSSIDSAYGTLSPTSLEEFVERQQQELAEHERESVSSQRSSPKLKRRTPVQLLPCKSKVLKSKSEANLLHLISAGPTNRSSEEAHLTQSKSLCELFMSPRPDHFLDSNSRNDEEVRHVAQRTSLVENSIKKSEEHLVKPRSCSDCTGQRVVNLSSCSSSSSDFSDSEGIPFSKVNEDDKLSDPLSDQLDSLPDFELDSPSHVYSSSFTEQYVEENGGDTDNVSATGCARRTMSDPQSAQHRKLTLAQLYRIRTTLLLNSTLTASEV, encoded by the exons GCTCCCGGGAGAAGGAGGAAGAATATGACTGAATTCCTCGGGGATGCCAGTATTCCGGTGCAAGATTCCAAAGAGAATTTCAGCTCACTGCCAAACAACGACACCTGGAAGAACCGGGCGGCCAGCCGCTTTAGTGGATTCTTTGGAGCCGGCACTACGGGTCCATTTGGAAAG GAGTTAGATAAAATGGAGCAGCTGGAGAGCAAGCTACACTCGTACACCATGTTCGGTCTTCCAAAACTGCCCCAGCAGATGCGTTTCGACCAGGATTcatgggaagaggaggaggatgataCAAACCTCAGTCTTGAAGACAGCTGGCAGGAAATTATTGAGGTTCCGgag ACTTTAACAAGACGACAATGCCACCAGCAAGAGGCCATATGGGAGCTGATACACACGGAAGCCACGTATATCAAGAAGCTAAAAGTCATTACAGAC CTCTTCCTGTGTTGTCTGCTGAACCTTCAGGAATCCGGACTATTATGTGAG GTGGAGCCAGAGAAATTGTTCAGCAACGTGCAGGAGATCATTCAGCTTCACCGCATGCTCTGGAGCAACATCATGGTACCGGTTCTGGAGAAGACCAGGAAATCCAGGAACTTGCTGAATCCGATAGACTTCCAGAAAGGCTTCAAAATG TTTGAATCGCTTTTCAAGCCATATATCCGCTATTGTATGGAAGAGGAGGGCTGTATGGAATATATGAGGAATCTGCATCGTGACAATGACGTCTTTCGAGCATACGTAACG TGGGCTGAGAAGCACAAGCAATGCAATCGTCTAAAGTTGAGTGATATGTTGGTGAAACCCCACCAACGGCTCACAAAGTATCCTCTGCTGCTGAAGTCAATCCTGAAGAAGACGGACGACCCTCAAATCAGAGAGTCAATCGGCGATATG ATAAACTCAGTGGAGCGTTTCATCAATCACGTGAACTCCCGAATGCGCCAACGACAGGAGCAGCAGCGACTGGCCGCCATTATCAGCCGCATCGACTCCTACGAAGCTGTGGAGAGCAGCTCCGACGAGGTGGATAAG ATACTGAAGGAATTCTGCAGGTTGGATCTGACTATGCCTATGATCGGGACATCTCCGGAGGAGACACGGCAACTTCTGCTAGAAGGAAGCCTGAAAATGAAGGAAGGCAAAGACAGCAAG ATGGACGTCTACTGTTTCCTGTTTACGGATCTCTTCCTCATCACAAAGCCGGTGAAGAAAGCGGAAAGGACCAAAGTTATCAGACAACCGTTACTGGTGGATAAAATCGTCTGCAGGGAACTGAAAGACACCG GCTCCTTCCTGTTAATTTACCTGAATGAGTTCAGAAGCGCAGTGGGAGCTTATACATTTCAAGCCAGCGGCCAGTCCTTGGGCAGAGGCTGGGTGGAAGCGCTCTTCAACGCACAG AATCTTTTGCAGAGGCTGCGTCAGGAGCACGGGGCCAACCAGCAGCAAGTGTCCCACCTTCCAGAGGAGGAGGATGATATGGAAAGTGGGACATCCGCAGCTAGCTCACCAACCATTCTGCGCAGGGGCAGCGCCGATATGCTGCAAAG CCAGTCTCACAGCTCGACAGAAACAATATCTGTTGTGGTGATTGATGCCAGTGAAGACCTATCTTCTCCTGATACTGAACAAGAACCCTTCAGCTCACAGTCCGATGAGACATCAATTAGCACTACAGCGTCCTCCGTAACGCCCACTAGAGACATGTTTGAAAGCATGGAGACTTCAGACACGAATCCGGCGGCGGATTCTAATTATTTAAAGCTGGAGCCGAACGGCTTTCGGTCATCGTCAATTGACAGTGCTTACGGAACCCTCTCTCCAACGTCCCTGGAGGAGTTTGTAGAACGACAACAACAAGAACTGGCGGAACACGAGAGAGAATCGGTTAGTTCTCAACGTTCTTCTCCTAAACTCAAAAGAAGAACTCCTGTCCAACTCTTACCATGCAAGTCTAAGGTCTTAAAATCTAAGTCGGAAGCCAATCTTCTTCACCTCATCTCGGCGGGTCCTACAAACCGATCGAGTGAAGAAGCTCACCTTACTCAAAGCAAGAGCTTGTGTGAACTCTTCATGTCCCCAAGACCAGACCATTTTTTGGACTCCAATAGCCGTAACGACGAAGAGGTTCGACATGTTGCCCAAAGGACTAGCCTGGtggaaaattcaataaaaaaatcagaGGAACATTTAGTAAAACCCAGATCTTGCTCGGACTGTACCGGCCAGAGAGTGGTCAACTTGAGTAGCTGTAGCAGCAGCTCGTCCGACTTTTCAGATTCCGAAGGGATTCCGTTTTCCAAAGTTAATGAAGATGACAAGTTGTCGGATCCACTGTCGGATCAACTGGACTCTTTACCGGACTTTGAGCTAGACTCCCCATCGCACGTGTACAGTAGTTCTTTCACGGAACAATATGTTGAGGAAAATGGGGGAGATACGGACAATGTCAGCGCTACTGGCTGTGCCAGACGGACAATGTCTGATCCGCAGTCGGCACAGCACAGGAAACTTACTTTGGCTCAACTGTACAGAATTAGAACCACTCTACTCCTTAACTCAACTCTGACAGCCTC GGAAGTTTAA
- the PLEKHG5 gene encoding pleckstrin homology domain-containing family G member 5 isoform X5 yields the protein MKEKFVDIDTAMGRLSVWRSWDRLSVIDEVLATTNDLEAPGRRRKNMTEFLGDASIPVQDSKENFSSLPNNDTWKNRAASRFSGFFGAGTTGPFGKELDKMEQLESKLHSYTMFGLPKLPQQMRFDQDSWEEEEDDTNLSLEDSWQEIIEVPETLTRRQCHQQEAIWELIHTEATYIKKLKVITDLFLCCLLNLQESGLLCEVEPEKLFSNVQEIIQLHRMLWSNIMVPVLEKTRKSRNLLNPIDFQKGFKMFESLFKPYIRYCMEEEGCMEYMRNLHRDNDVFRAYVTWAEKHKQCNRLKLSDMLVKPHQRLTKYPLLLKSILKKTDDPQIRESIGDMINSVERFINHVNSRMRQRQEQQRLAAIISRIDSYEAVESSSDEVDKILKEFCRLDLTMPMIGTSPEETRQLLLEGSLKMKEGKDSKMDVYCFLFTDLFLITKPVKKAERTKVIRQPLLVDKIVCRELKDTGSFLLIYLNEFRSAVGAYTFQASGQSLGRGWVEALFNAQNLLQRLRQEHGANQQQVSHLPEEEDDMESGTSAASSPTILRRGSADMLQSQSHSSTETISVVVIDASEDLSSPDTEQEPFSSQSDETSISTTASSVTPTRDMFESMETSDTNPAADSNYLKLEPNGFRSSSIDSAYGTLSPTSLEEFVERQQQELAEHERESVSSQRSSPKLKRRTPVQLLPCKSKVLKSKSEANLLHLISAGPTNRSSEEAHLTQSKSLCELFMSPRPDHFLDSNSRNDEEVRHVAQRTSLVENSIKKSEEHLVKPRSCSDCTGQRVVNLSSCSSSSSDFSDSEGIPFSKVNEDDKLSDPLSDQLDSLPDFELDSPSHVYSSSFTEQYVEENGGDTDNVSATGCARRTMSDPQSAQHRKLTLAQLYRIRTTLLLNSTLTASEV from the exons ATGAAAGAAAAGTTCGTCGATATTGACACAGCAATGGGTAGACTGTCAGTCTGGAGGAGCTGGGATCGGCTCTCTGTAATAGATGAGGTCTTAGCGACGACAAATGATTTGGAG GCTCCCGGGAGAAGGAGGAAGAATATGACTGAATTCCTCGGGGATGCCAGTATTCCGGTGCAAGATTCCAAAGAGAATTTCAGCTCACTGCCAAACAACGACACCTGGAAGAACCGGGCGGCCAGCCGCTTTAGTGGATTCTTTGGAGCCGGCACTACGGGTCCATTTGGAAAG GAGTTAGATAAAATGGAGCAGCTGGAGAGCAAGCTACACTCGTACACCATGTTCGGTCTTCCAAAACTGCCCCAGCAGATGCGTTTCGACCAGGATTcatgggaagaggaggaggatgataCAAACCTCAGTCTTGAAGACAGCTGGCAGGAAATTATTGAGGTTCCGgag ACTTTAACAAGACGACAATGCCACCAGCAAGAGGCCATATGGGAGCTGATACACACGGAAGCCACGTATATCAAGAAGCTAAAAGTCATTACAGAC CTCTTCCTGTGTTGTCTGCTGAACCTTCAGGAATCCGGACTATTATGTGAG GTGGAGCCAGAGAAATTGTTCAGCAACGTGCAGGAGATCATTCAGCTTCACCGCATGCTCTGGAGCAACATCATGGTACCGGTTCTGGAGAAGACCAGGAAATCCAGGAACTTGCTGAATCCGATAGACTTCCAGAAAGGCTTCAAAATG TTTGAATCGCTTTTCAAGCCATATATCCGCTATTGTATGGAAGAGGAGGGCTGTATGGAATATATGAGGAATCTGCATCGTGACAATGACGTCTTTCGAGCATACGTAACG TGGGCTGAGAAGCACAAGCAATGCAATCGTCTAAAGTTGAGTGATATGTTGGTGAAACCCCACCAACGGCTCACAAAGTATCCTCTGCTGCTGAAGTCAATCCTGAAGAAGACGGACGACCCTCAAATCAGAGAGTCAATCGGCGATATG ATAAACTCAGTGGAGCGTTTCATCAATCACGTGAACTCCCGAATGCGCCAACGACAGGAGCAGCAGCGACTGGCCGCCATTATCAGCCGCATCGACTCCTACGAAGCTGTGGAGAGCAGCTCCGACGAGGTGGATAAG ATACTGAAGGAATTCTGCAGGTTGGATCTGACTATGCCTATGATCGGGACATCTCCGGAGGAGACACGGCAACTTCTGCTAGAAGGAAGCCTGAAAATGAAGGAAGGCAAAGACAGCAAG ATGGACGTCTACTGTTTCCTGTTTACGGATCTCTTCCTCATCACAAAGCCGGTGAAGAAAGCGGAAAGGACCAAAGTTATCAGACAACCGTTACTGGTGGATAAAATCGTCTGCAGGGAACTGAAAGACACCG GCTCCTTCCTGTTAATTTACCTGAATGAGTTCAGAAGCGCAGTGGGAGCTTATACATTTCAAGCCAGCGGCCAGTCCTTGGGCAGAGGCTGGGTGGAAGCGCTCTTCAACGCACAG AATCTTTTGCAGAGGCTGCGTCAGGAGCACGGGGCCAACCAGCAGCAAGTGTCCCACCTTCCAGAGGAGGAGGATGATATGGAAAGTGGGACATCCGCAGCTAGCTCACCAACCATTCTGCGCAGGGGCAGCGCCGATATGCTGCAAAG CCAGTCTCACAGCTCGACAGAAACAATATCTGTTGTGGTGATTGATGCCAGTGAAGACCTATCTTCTCCTGATACTGAACAAGAACCCTTCAGCTCACAGTCCGATGAGACATCAATTAGCACTACAGCGTCCTCCGTAACGCCCACTAGAGACATGTTTGAAAGCATGGAGACTTCAGACACGAATCCGGCGGCGGATTCTAATTATTTAAAGCTGGAGCCGAACGGCTTTCGGTCATCGTCAATTGACAGTGCTTACGGAACCCTCTCTCCAACGTCCCTGGAGGAGTTTGTAGAACGACAACAACAAGAACTGGCGGAACACGAGAGAGAATCGGTTAGTTCTCAACGTTCTTCTCCTAAACTCAAAAGAAGAACTCCTGTCCAACTCTTACCATGCAAGTCTAAGGTCTTAAAATCTAAGTCGGAAGCCAATCTTCTTCACCTCATCTCGGCGGGTCCTACAAACCGATCGAGTGAAGAAGCTCACCTTACTCAAAGCAAGAGCTTGTGTGAACTCTTCATGTCCCCAAGACCAGACCATTTTTTGGACTCCAATAGCCGTAACGACGAAGAGGTTCGACATGTTGCCCAAAGGACTAGCCTGGtggaaaattcaataaaaaaatcagaGGAACATTTAGTAAAACCCAGATCTTGCTCGGACTGTACCGGCCAGAGAGTGGTCAACTTGAGTAGCTGTAGCAGCAGCTCGTCCGACTTTTCAGATTCCGAAGGGATTCCGTTTTCCAAAGTTAATGAAGATGACAAGTTGTCGGATCCACTGTCGGATCAACTGGACTCTTTACCGGACTTTGAGCTAGACTCCCCATCGCACGTGTACAGTAGTTCTTTCACGGAACAATATGTTGAGGAAAATGGGGGAGATACGGACAATGTCAGCGCTACTGGCTGTGCCAGACGGACAATGTCTGATCCGCAGTCGGCACAGCACAGGAAACTTACTTTGGCTCAACTGTACAGAATTAGAACCACTCTACTCCTTAACTCAACTCTGACAGCCTC GGAAGTTTAA